From Alloacidobacterium dinghuense:
GTCGTATCCTGATGCCTATCCTGAAGTCGGCCGCATTTCCAACCTTGTGTCGTTCGAGCCTGATATCGTCTCGGTGCAGCTCGATGGCAAGCAGCTCCATTTGGAGCCGGGTCAGACTGTGATTCCGCACGGCCCCGATCGCGAGCTCACCGTTGACGAGGCATCCGAACGCCGACAACACGAAAATTGAAGACGGGGTGGTAATCGGCCCCCACCAAACGGAGCGGCATGGCTCGACTACTATCGGTGAACGTCGGACTTCCGCGCGACATTGAATGGAAAGGCCGGACTGTGCACACGGGGATATGGAAGGACCCGGTGCATGGCCGCTGTCGCGTCGGCCGGTTGAACCTGGAGGGAGACGGTCAAGGTGATCTTGCCGGGCATGGGGGTGAGCAGCGAGCGGTCTTCGTCTACCAGATCGAATCCTATCGCTACTGGCAGCAGCAGCTGAACAGAGCCGATTTCGTTTACGGGCAGTTCGGCGAGAACTTCACGATCGAAGGATTGACAGACGATGCCGTGTGCATAGGTGATCGTTATCAGATCGGCAGCGCACTGTTCGAGGTCACTCAACCTCGCGTTACCTGTTATCGCGTCGGCATTCGGATGAGCGAGCCGCGGATGCCGGCATTGCTGACATCCAGCGGACGGCCCGGGTTCTATTTCCGCGTTCTGCGCGAAGGTGAGGTGGGCGCCGGCGACGAAATGGTGAAGGCAGGAGAGGCGGATGCGCGAATGACGGTCGCAGAGATCAACGCCCTTCTTTATTCGCCGAATCATCCACGCGAACGACTCGATCGCGCTTTACGAATCAAAGCGCTTTCGCCGGGATGGCGGTCATCGTTCGAGGCGTTATTGCAGAACCAAATGATGGGAGCGGAGAGTGGGAACGCGGGGCTCGCACCGGCAGCCGCGTCCCATCCGGTCGCACCAGGATTTCGGCTGCTCGCGGTGATGGCGATCGATCAGGAGTCCGCAGACGTCATCTCGCTGACGATGCAGAGCGCGGACGGTCAGCCCCTGCCAACGGCTCTGCCAGGGCAGTACGTGGTCTTGCGTCTTCCGCGCGCCACAGGCGGACCGCCACTTTTTCGCAGCTACTCCCTTTCCGGACCCGTCTCGACGGGGCGCTATCGAATCAGCGTGAAGATCGAGCCGAATGGGGCGGCTGGACCTTACCTGCGGGAGCATGTCCGGGTGGGCGATGTTCTCGATGTCAGTTCTCCGCGCGGAAGTTTCATTCTGCAGTCGGGAGAGCGGCCGGTGGTGCTGCTCAGCGCGGAATCGGGTCGACGCCTGTTCTGGCGATGCTGTACGCGCTGGCGGGAGCCCGCTCGACGCGACAGGTTTTGTGGGTGCACGCGGCCCGCAATCAACAGCATCATCCATTCGGGGCCGAAGTCCGCCGCCTCATGCTCACGCTCACGCACGGCCGCAGTTATGTTTGTTACAGCAAGCCGGGCTCGAGCGACAAGAAGGGCGAGGATTTCGACGCTGCCGGTCACCTGTCGCAATCGGTCTTCGACGAGGTCGGTGTACCACGGGAGGCGGATGTCTACATCTGCGGACCGACTGGCTTCATGGCTGAGATGAAAGCGGCGCTCACAACCTTTGGCGTGGCGCCGGAGCGGATTCACGTCGAAATTTTTAACGGCAGCGAGGCGATGACACCTGGTGTCGTCGGTACAACAACGCGAGCTCCGCATCTTCCCAAGGGCGAGGCCGACACCGGTCCGCTGGTGTCGTTCGCGCGCAGCGGCATCGCTGCACACTGGAATGCCTCGGTCTACCAGAGCATTTTGGAACTGGCGGAGGCGTGCGACGTACCGGTCCGTTGGTCGTGCCGTACCGGTGTTTGTCACAACTGTGAGAGCGGTTTGGCTTCGGGGGCGGTCGTCTACGGACCGGAGCCACTCGACAAGCCCGCTGATGGCAACGTTCTCGTTTGCTGCTCCCAACCGATAAGCGACGTCGTCATCGATTTGTGAAGCGCGACCGAGATCGATTTCTCAGGCGGTTGACTCGATCCTTCACAATAGCTCGCATGGAGTCCAGGAGGGAGCGCACCAGTCACCGCCAGGGGCGGCGTCTGGCCGCAAATGGAAGATCAGGGCGGCGCATATCAGACCGAACCCGACGCGCGGCGCGACGAAGGCAACCAGCATAGCGGTCGTTAAGCTCAGAAGGACACCGAGTGATCGGCGCCTTGCCAAGCGCCGCGTATCCTCGGACACCTGCGTCGCGTGCGCGGGCTAAAATTTCGTGCTCGAAGGCATTGTATGCAATGTCGATGCACACGAATAGTCCTGCGTAAAACACTACGGGGACGACGCGAGCTGGGTACGCGCAATCCACGCGGTCGCAAAGGGCAGGAGCGATACC
This genomic window contains:
- a CDS encoding 2Fe-2S iron-sulfur cluster-binding protein — its product is MAEMKAALTTFGVAPERIHVEIFNGSEAMTPGVVGTTTRAPHLPKGEADTGPLVSFARSGIAAHWNASVYQSILELAEACDVPVRWSCRTGVCHNCESGLASGAVVYGPEPLDKPADGNVLVCCSQPISDVVIDL